Proteins from one Clostridium cellulovorans 743B genomic window:
- a CDS encoding LPXTG cell wall anchor domain-containing protein: MNKDVQPENQDQNTPPKVEPVTTDTNSEILPKTGTTFDFIYLTFMGLFLILNGSLIIRKKLKTS; the protein is encoded by the coding sequence TTGAATAAAGACGTACAACCAGAAAATCAAGACCAGAATACTCCTCCAAAGGTGGAACCAGTTACTACAGATACAAACTCTGAAATACTTCCTAAAACAGGAACAACTTTTGACTTTATATATTTAACTTTCATGGGGTTATTTTTAATCCTTAATGGTTCATTAATTATTAGAAAAAAACTTAAAACTTCATAG
- a CDS encoding bacteriocin class II family protein gives MENFVSLTEVELQEVEGGKFKWKKFVAIVKAAVPIISAIVNPNPYSIIKAIATAPGNYKDLEKENVI, from the coding sequence ATGGAAAATTTTGTATCATTAACTGAAGTTGAATTACAAGAAGTCGAAGGCGGAAAATTTAAGTGGAAAAAATTTGTTGCTATTGTAAAAGCAGCTGTCCCAATAATTTCAGCTATTGTTAACCCTAACCCATACAGCATAATTAAAGCTATAGCTACAGCACCAGGTAATTATAAAGACCTAGAAAAGGAAAATGTAATATAA
- a CDS encoding bacteriocin, translating into MDNFSPLTKTQLNEINGGWSLRKALKKIIDAIVKRPPGQEL; encoded by the coding sequence ATGGATAATTTTTCACCATTAACTAAAACTCAATTAAATGAAATTAATGGCGGATGGAGTTTAAGAAAAGCTTTAAAGAAAATTATTGATGCTATTGTTAAACGCCCACCTGGTCAAGAACTTTAA
- a CDS encoding YjjG family noncanonical pyrimidine nucleotidase, producing the protein MKYEIIIFDADDTLFDFKKSEREAFKNTMVEYDVEYDENYHLKIYHDINSIIWKELEDKLITQEELKVERFRRLSEAINSKLDENKLAKSYIKHLGNASFLFEETLGLIESLHKDYKLTIVTNGLTDVQKNRIKKSTIAKYFQDIVISEEIKVAKPDPKIFQHALDNIKHTDKSKVLMVGDSLTSDIQGGINFGIDTCWYNPNKMENKTEIHPTYEISNLAELKAILEDERS; encoded by the coding sequence ATGAAATATGAAATTATTATATTTGATGCTGACGATACTTTATTCGATTTTAAAAAATCAGAAAGAGAAGCTTTTAAAAATACTATGGTTGAATACGATGTAGAATATGATGAAAATTATCATCTTAAAATATATCATGATATAAACAGTATTATTTGGAAGGAACTTGAGGACAAACTTATAACCCAAGAGGAGCTTAAAGTTGAAAGATTCAGAAGACTATCAGAAGCTATAAATAGTAAATTGGATGAAAATAAGCTTGCAAAATCTTATATAAAACATTTAGGCAATGCATCTTTCTTATTTGAAGAGACTCTTGGCCTTATAGAGAGTCTTCATAAGGATTATAAACTTACCATTGTTACTAATGGACTTACTGATGTTCAAAAAAATAGGATTAAAAAGTCTACCATCGCAAAATATTTTCAAGATATAGTTATATCTGAAGAAATCAAAGTAGCAAAACCAGATCCTAAAATCTTTCAACATGCTTTAGACAATATAAAACATACAGATAAAAGTAAAGTCTTAATGGTTGGTGACAGTTTGACTTCTGACATCCAAGGCGGAATAAACTTTGGCATAGACACCTGTTGGTATAACCCAAATAAAATGGAGAACAAAACAGAAATACATCCTACTTATGAAATTTCTAATCTAGCAGAACTGAAAGCTATTCTTGAAGATGAAAGGTCATAA
- a CDS encoding metallophosphoesterase family protein: protein MGKVKFAVFTDLHYEHIHDGEERIESFINSIKDDQVDFIIQLGDFCCPKEENQGLLNLLYSVGKPLYHVIGNHDSDSFSKKSVRKFLKMEESYYSFKYGKVKFIILDTCFIKTFKGYEEYFKRNYDKSKDIYPILPDFELQWLEGELDDGSEYFVIFSHHSLENDFAKRGVYNREDIREIINNVNNTGKKVLLCVNGHDHGDSLVKIGQTYYFGLNAMSYVWFGNDYEHFCYSDEIHKQYPFLKDIVLYKEGLYSIITITEAGGIEIQGINGSYQNITPKELGVGDVWNGRSILPVVSSLKI from the coding sequence ATGGGAAAAGTTAAATTTGCTGTATTTACTGATTTACATTATGAGCATATTCATGATGGAGAGGAAAGGATAGAAAGCTTTATTAATAGTATAAAAGATGATCAGGTGGATTTTATTATTCAGCTTGGAGATTTCTGTTGTCCAAAAGAAGAAAATCAAGGATTATTAAACTTACTTTATAGTGTAGGAAAACCTCTTTATCATGTAATAGGAAATCATGACTCGGATTCATTTTCAAAGAAAAGCGTTAGGAAATTCTTGAAGATGGAGGAGAGTTATTATTCTTTTAAGTACGGAAAAGTTAAATTTATAATATTGGATACTTGTTTTATAAAAACTTTTAAAGGCTATGAAGAATATTTTAAAAGAAATTATGATAAGTCAAAAGATATATATCCGATTTTACCTGATTTTGAACTTCAATGGTTAGAAGGTGAGCTAGATGATGGTAGTGAGTATTTTGTTATTTTTTCGCATCATAGTTTAGAAAATGATTTTGCCAAAAGAGGTGTCTATAATAGAGAGGATATAAGGGAGATAATTAATAATGTAAATAACACAGGAAAGAAGGTTCTTTTGTGTGTTAATGGGCATGACCATGGAGATTCTCTTGTTAAAATTGGACAGACTTATTATTTTGGATTAAATGCAATGTCTTATGTTTGGTTTGGTAATGATTATGAACATTTTTGTTACTCAGATGAAATACATAAACAATATCCATTTTTAAAGGACATCGTTTTATATAAAGAGGGGTTATATAGCATTATAACAATTACAGAAGCTGGTGGAATAGAGATTCAAGGTATCAATGGAAGTTATCAAAACATTACACCAAAGGAATTAGGGGTTGGTGATGTGTGGAATGGACGATCAATATTACCAGTTGTTTCTTCCTTAAAAATATAA
- a CDS encoding leucine-rich repeat domain-containing protein, protein MKRLIWKIGSIGAMIMTLLILISVLKPQLASAITCGDFEYEQGDYCTAKITAYYGAGGSVSIPSTFYGDTVTKIEENAFNGCDNVTDITIPNSVVYICKNAFGNCTSLASITIPSSVIWIGDYAFSNCRSLTNITIQNGLRSIQPYVFYNCRNLVNVNIPASVNNIGVSAFDCCPLLQSINVDDSNTVYTDVDGVLYSKDKLTLISYPNGRTESTFTIPDGVTSIADNAFSNCTSLTSILIPSSVRSIGKYSFNQCNNLIDVVMPSGLISIGNYAFNQCNNLTNTIIPSSVMTIGTGAFSNCTRLTSIKIQSNITRIEDNVFEYCTSLEGIEIPNNVTYVGNDSFSNCTSLTSIIIPGSVTTIGNNTFYNCTSLTNVIIPNSVITIGSSAFYNCSSLINIIIPNSVISLGEEAFSQCTNLTSVTLSTGLTDIADRAFSWCGSLISITIPDSITTIGNCSFASCKKLTDITISNNVTYIGFFAFNSCESLESILIPSSVTSIGNLAFVYCYNLQSIYVDSDNGVYADIDGILYNKAKTKVLHYPKGRKKSTFDIPNSVESISLELFDECQYLKSITIPGSVTNIDEESLANRPNLEAIYVSSNNQVYADVDGVLYNKAKSTLLSYPRGRKATTFNMPDTVTDIHNYAFFFSLNLNSITLSNNLISIGREAFSNCYNLTSIIIPSSVTNINANAFYDCRNLIEVKFLGDAPTLGDEMYGPTAFGSCSPNLKIYYLHDKVGFTDPWDRHTTIPL, encoded by the coding sequence ATGAAGAGATTAATATGGAAGATTGGATCCATAGGCGCTATGATAATGACTCTGTTAATACTGATCTCAGTATTAAAGCCACAATTGGCATCAGCCATTACTTGTGGTGATTTTGAGTACGAACAAGGTGATTATTGTACTGCCAAAATTACAGCTTACTATGGTGCTGGTGGAAGTGTTTCTATTCCATCAACATTTTATGGAGACACTGTTACAAAAATTGAGGAAAATGCATTTAATGGTTGTGATAATGTAACAGATATAACGATACCAAATAGTGTGGTTTATATTTGTAAGAATGCATTCGGTAATTGTACAAGTTTAGCAAGTATAACAATACCAAGTAGTGTAATATGGATAGGAGATTATGCATTTAGCAATTGTAGAAGCTTGACGAATATAACAATACAGAATGGGTTAAGATCGATCCAACCTTATGTATTTTATAACTGTAGGAATCTAGTAAATGTAAATATCCCAGCTAGTGTAAACAATATTGGAGTTTCTGCATTTGATTGCTGTCCACTTTTACAATCAATAAATGTTGATGATAGTAATACAGTATATACAGATGTAGATGGAGTTCTTTATAGTAAAGATAAATTAACATTAATAAGTTACCCTAATGGAAGAACTGAATCTACCTTTACTATACCAGATGGTGTAACAAGCATTGCAGATAATGCATTTAGTAATTGTACAAGCTTAACAAGTATACTAATACCAAGTAGTGTAAGAAGTATTGGAAAATATTCATTTAATCAGTGTAATAATTTAATAGATGTAGTAATGCCAAGTGGTTTAATAAGTATTGGAAATTATGCATTTAATCAGTGTAACAATTTAACAAATACAATAATACCAAGTAGTGTAATGACTATTGGAACTGGTGCATTTTCTAATTGTACAAGATTAACGAGTATAAAGATACAAAGCAATATAACAAGGATAGAAGATAATGTATTTGAATATTGTACAAGTTTAGAGGGTATTGAAATACCAAATAATGTTACATATGTGGGAAATGATTCATTTTCTAATTGCACGAGTCTAACAAGTATAATAATTCCAGGTAGTGTCACAACCATAGGAAACAATACATTTTATAATTGTACGAGTTTAACAAATGTAATAATACCAAATAGTGTCATAACTATAGGGAGCAGTGCATTTTATAACTGTTCAAGCTTAATAAATATAATAATACCAAACAGTGTAATTAGTCTTGGAGAAGAGGCTTTTTCTCAGTGTACAAACTTGACAAGTGTAACACTTTCAACTGGGTTAACAGATATTGCAGACAGAGCATTTTCTTGGTGTGGTAGTTTAATAAGTATAACAATACCAGATAGTATAACGACTATTGGAAATTGTTCATTTGCATCTTGCAAAAAATTAACGGATATTACCATATCAAACAATGTAACATATATTGGGTTTTTCGCGTTTAATAGTTGTGAAAGTTTAGAAAGTATATTGATTCCAAGCAGTGTAACAAGTATTGGAAACTTAGCTTTTGTTTATTGCTATAATTTGCAATCAATATATGTTGATAGTGATAATGGAGTATATGCAGATATAGATGGAATCCTTTATAATAAAGCTAAAACTAAAGTATTACATTATCCAAAGGGACGAAAAAAATCCACATTTGATATACCAAATAGCGTAGAGAGTATTTCATTAGAATTGTTTGATGAGTGTCAATATCTTAAGAGTATAACTATACCTGGTAGCGTAACAAATATTGACGAGGAGTCACTGGCTAATCGTCCAAATTTAGAAGCAATATATGTTAGTAGTAATAATCAAGTATATGCAGATGTAGATGGAGTTCTTTATAATAAAGCTAAATCTACTTTATTATCTTATCCTCGTGGAAGAAAAGCAACGACATTTAATATGCCAGATACTGTAACAGATATTCACAATTATGCGTTTTTCTTTAGTTTAAATTTAAACAGTATAACATTATCAAATAACTTAATTAGTATTGGACGGGAAGCATTTTCAAATTGTTATAATTTAACGAGTATAATAATACCAAGTAGTGTCACAAATATTAATGCCAATGCATTTTATGATTGCAGAAATTTAATTGAGGTTAAGTTTTTAGGTGATGCACCAACTTTAGGTGATGAAATGTATGGACCCACCGCATTTGGCAGTTGTTCTCCTAACCTAAAAATATACTATTTACATGATAAAGTAGGCTTTACAGATCCGTGGGATCGACATACAACAATCCCATTATAA
- a CDS encoding glutamine--tRNA ligase/YqeY domain fusion protein: MSNEINSSNFIRNIVVEDLESGKHKEIITRFPPEPNGYLHIGHAKSILLNFGLAGEFKGKTHLRFDDTNPVKEDTEYVESIKEDVKWLGGNWDALFFASNYFDEMYNRAILLIKKGKAYVCDLSPDEAKEYRGTLTQPGKESPYRSRSVEENLDLFERMRKGEFADGEKVLRAKIDMASPNINMRDPIIYRISHSTHHNTGDKWCIYPMYDFAHPLEDAIEHITHSICTLEFEDHRPLYDWVVRECEMEAIPRQIEFARLNMTNTVMSKRKLKQLVDENIVDGWDDPRMPTICGLRRKGCTPEALKNFCSAIGVAKANSVVDSQMLDYFIREDLQLKVPAAMAVINPLKLVITNYPENETELLEIENNAKDESQGTRLVPFSRELYIEKEDFMENPPKKYFRLFPGNEVRLKGAYFVKCNEIIKDENGEIIEIHCTYDAETKSGSGFTGRKVKGTIHWVDAKTCVPAEFRLYEPLILDDVEENEGKHFLEQINPNSMEILQGFIEPTAIKDAKPQDKFQLVRNGFFNVDTKYTTEDKLVFNRIVSLKSSFKLS, encoded by the coding sequence ATGTCAAACGAAATTAATTCTTCTAATTTTATTAGAAACATCGTTGTAGAAGATCTAGAGAGCGGAAAGCATAAAGAAATAATTACACGTTTTCCACCAGAGCCTAACGGTTATTTACATATAGGTCACGCTAAATCTATTCTTTTAAACTTCGGTTTAGCTGGTGAATTTAAAGGAAAGACTCATTTAAGATTTGATGATACAAATCCTGTTAAAGAAGATACCGAATACGTTGAATCAATTAAAGAGGACGTAAAATGGCTTGGTGGAAATTGGGATGCGCTTTTCTTTGCTTCTAACTACTTTGATGAAATGTACAACAGAGCTATTCTATTAATTAAAAAAGGTAAAGCTTATGTTTGTGACTTATCCCCTGATGAAGCTAAAGAATATAGAGGAACTCTAACTCAACCTGGTAAAGAAAGTCCTTACAGAAGTAGATCTGTTGAAGAAAATTTAGATCTATTTGAAAGAATGAGAAAAGGAGAATTTGCTGATGGTGAAAAAGTTCTTAGAGCTAAAATAGATATGGCTTCTCCAAACATCAATATGAGAGATCCTATCATATACAGAATATCTCACTCAACTCATCACAATACTGGTGATAAATGGTGCATATACCCTATGTATGACTTTGCTCATCCGTTAGAAGATGCTATTGAACATATAACCCACTCTATTTGTACTTTGGAATTCGAAGATCACAGACCTTTATATGATTGGGTAGTAAGAGAATGTGAAATGGAAGCTATTCCAAGACAGATAGAATTTGCAAGATTAAATATGACTAATACAGTTATGAGTAAAAGAAAACTTAAGCAATTAGTTGATGAAAATATTGTTGACGGTTGGGATGATCCTAGAATGCCTACTATTTGTGGACTTAGAAGAAAAGGCTGCACTCCTGAAGCCTTAAAGAATTTCTGCTCAGCTATTGGAGTTGCTAAAGCTAATTCAGTTGTTGATTCTCAAATGCTAGATTATTTTATAAGAGAAGATTTACAACTTAAGGTTCCAGCTGCTATGGCTGTAATAAATCCTTTAAAGCTTGTAATAACAAACTACCCTGAAAATGAAACAGAGCTACTTGAAATAGAAAATAACGCTAAGGATGAATCACAAGGTACAAGACTTGTTCCATTCTCTAGAGAATTATATATAGAAAAAGAAGATTTCATGGAAAATCCACCAAAGAAATATTTCAGATTATTCCCTGGCAATGAAGTTAGACTAAAAGGAGCTTACTTCGTTAAATGCAACGAAATAATTAAAGATGAGAATGGCGAAATTATAGAGATTCACTGTACATATGACGCAGAAACAAAGAGTGGTTCAGGATTTACTGGAAGAAAAGTTAAAGGAACTATCCATTGGGTAGATGCAAAAACTTGCGTTCCTGCAGAATTCAGATTATATGAACCATTAATCTTAGATGATGTAGAAGAAAATGAAGGAAAACACTTCCTAGAACAAATAAATCCAAATTCAATGGAAATACTTCAAGGCTTCATCGAACCAACTGCAATCAAAGATGCTAAGCCTCAAGATAAATTCCAACTTGTTAGAAATGGTTTCTTTAATGTGGATACTAAGTATACTACTGAAGATAAGTTAGTATTTAACAGAATAGTATCTTTGAAATCATCTTTCAAATTAAGTTAA
- a CDS encoding DUF2798 domain-containing protein, with amino-acid sequence MPTTKFQRMVFAFLTVIITVHLFVFYNLAIKMGGMSNQVFMESWKVVPIEFAFAFLLEMLFVGPLSEKLAFRVVNPKDSKPYVITTAIICTTVAIMCPTMSFIATILYDGITIEFLAQWLQKIVFNFPFALLTQLFFIQPFVRFVFRSIFKGKQKKYKVDKELA; translated from the coding sequence ATGCCAACAACAAAGTTCCAAAGGATGGTTTTTGCTTTTTTAACAGTAATAATAACCGTTCATTTATTCGTGTTCTACAATCTTGCTATTAAAATGGGAGGTATGTCTAATCAAGTATTTATGGAATCTTGGAAAGTAGTCCCGATAGAGTTTGCATTTGCGTTTTTACTCGAAATGCTTTTTGTAGGCCCACTTTCAGAAAAACTAGCTTTTCGTGTTGTAAACCCAAAAGATTCTAAACCATATGTTATCACTACAGCAATCATATGTACAACTGTAGCCATAATGTGTCCAACCATGTCCTTCATCGCAACTATTCTATATGATGGTATAACTATAGAATTTCTTGCTCAATGGTTGCAGAAAATAGTATTTAATTTTCCGTTTGCACTTCTTACACAATTATTTTTCATACAACCTTTTGTAAGATTTGTTTTTAGAAGCATTTTTAAAGGTAAACAAAAAAAGTATAAAGTAGATAAAGAACTTGCGTAA